A region from the Pseudomonas sp. P8_229 genome encodes:
- a CDS encoding carbohydrate kinase — protein sequence MYLVCGEALFDFFSEDDASGLASKVNFKAIAGGSPFNVAVGLRRLGVDSALFAGLSTDYLGRRLQQVLREEGVRPDYLLDFAAPTTLAMVAVGANGSPHYSFRGEGCADRQLSVAHLPELGADVRGLHIGSFSLVVQPIADTLLTLVQRESGKRLITLDPNVRLNPEPNINLWRERVATLVQLADMIKVSDEDLSLLYPEQDPQRVIEGWLQHRCQVVFLTRGGAGATAFSRAHGSWSVPACSVKIADTVGAGDTFQAALITWLTEQGLDSVEGVQQLSREQIDAMLRFAVQAAALTCSKTGPDLPYRHQLN from the coding sequence ATGTATTTGGTGTGTGGCGAAGCCCTGTTCGATTTCTTCAGCGAAGACGATGCCAGCGGTCTGGCCTCAAAAGTGAATTTCAAGGCGATTGCCGGCGGCTCGCCGTTCAACGTCGCCGTCGGTTTGCGCCGCTTGGGTGTGGATTCAGCGCTGTTTGCCGGGCTGTCCACGGATTACCTGGGCCGGCGTTTGCAGCAAGTGCTGCGCGAAGAAGGTGTGCGCCCGGACTATCTGCTGGACTTCGCCGCGCCGACCACCCTGGCGATGGTCGCGGTCGGCGCCAATGGTTCGCCGCATTACAGCTTTCGCGGTGAAGGCTGTGCCGATCGCCAGTTGAGCGTTGCGCATCTGCCGGAGCTTGGCGCGGACGTGCGCGGATTGCACATCGGCTCGTTCTCGCTGGTGGTGCAACCGATTGCCGACACCCTGCTGACCCTGGTGCAACGCGAAAGCGGCAAGCGCCTGATCACCCTCGACCCCAACGTGCGCCTCAACCCCGAGCCGAACATCAACCTGTGGCGCGAGCGCGTGGCGACCCTGGTGCAACTGGCCGACATGATCAAGGTCAGCGATGAAGACCTGAGCCTGCTGTATCCCGAGCAAGACCCACAACGGGTCATCGAAGGCTGGCTGCAGCATCGCTGCCAGGTGGTGTTCCTGACCCGTGGCGGTGCAGGCGCGACCGCGTTCAGCCGCGCGCATGGTTCGTGGTCGGTGCCGGCGTGCTCGGTGAAAATCGCCGATACCGTCGGCGCCGGCGATACCTTCCAGGCCGCGTTGATCACCTGGCTGACCGAGCAAGGCCTGGACTCGGTTGAAGGTGTGCAACAACTCAGCCGCGAGCAGATCGACGCAATGCTCAGGTTTGCCGTACAGGCGGCCGCCCTTACGTGCAGCAAGACCGGTCCGGATTTACCCTATCGTCACCAGTTGAACTGA
- the xylB gene encoding xylulokinase has product MTTRQLFLGIDCGTQGTKAIILDAASGQVLGQGAATHTMISGANGRREQDTRQWLDAFALATRRALLAANIDGQSILGIGVSGQQHGLVLLDDQGQVLRPAKLWCDTETADENDRLLKHLGGEKGSLERLGVVIAPGYTVSKLLWTKEQHPALFSRIARILLPHDYLNFWLTGRACSEYGDASGTGYFNVRSRQWDLQLLRDIDATGRLQAALPELVDAHQAVGTLLPAIAEQLGLNPNALVSSGGGDNMLGAIGTGNIQPGAITMSLGSSGTVYAYAEAPKVSPDASVATFCSSSGGWLPLICTMNLTNATGAIRELFDLDLQQFNDLVAQAPIGAEGVSMLPFLNGERVPALPHATGSLHGLTLSNLTQANLCRAAVEGTTFGLRYGLDLLRHNGLQSRSICLIGGGSKSAVWRQIVADIMNTPVICTEQSEAAALGAAIQAAWCKSWSNGHEDSLSTLCERCVKLDLSSETLPVAANVAAFQQVYERYQQHVATL; this is encoded by the coding sequence GTGACAACCCGACAACTCTTCCTCGGCATCGACTGCGGCACCCAGGGCACCAAGGCGATCATCCTCGATGCCGCCAGCGGTCAGGTGCTCGGTCAGGGCGCCGCCACGCACACGATGATCAGCGGCGCCAACGGCCGCCGCGAGCAAGACACCCGGCAGTGGCTGGACGCCTTCGCCCTCGCCACCCGCCGCGCCTTGCTCGCGGCCAATATCGACGGCCAGTCGATCCTTGGCATCGGCGTCTCCGGCCAGCAACACGGCCTGGTACTGCTCGACGACCAGGGCCAGGTGCTGCGCCCGGCCAAGCTGTGGTGCGACACCGAAACCGCTGACGAAAACGACCGTCTGCTCAAACACCTGGGCGGTGAAAAAGGTTCGCTGGAGCGCCTCGGCGTGGTCATCGCGCCGGGCTACACCGTGTCGAAACTGCTGTGGACCAAAGAACAGCACCCGGCACTGTTCTCACGCATCGCACGCATCCTGCTGCCCCACGACTATCTGAACTTCTGGCTCACCGGCCGCGCCTGCAGCGAATACGGAGACGCCTCCGGCACCGGTTATTTCAACGTGCGCAGCCGTCAGTGGGACTTGCAACTGCTGCGCGACATCGACGCCACGGGGCGCCTGCAAGCGGCGTTGCCGGAGCTGGTCGACGCGCATCAGGCGGTCGGCACGCTGCTGCCGGCGATTGCCGAACAGCTCGGCCTCAACCCGAATGCGCTGGTTTCCAGCGGCGGTGGCGACAACATGCTGGGCGCGATCGGCACCGGCAACATTCAGCCGGGAGCGATTACCATGAGCCTCGGCTCCTCCGGCACGGTGTACGCCTACGCCGAGGCGCCGAAGGTCAGCCCGGATGCGTCAGTCGCGACGTTCTGTTCTTCCAGCGGTGGCTGGCTGCCGCTGATCTGCACCATGAACCTGACCAACGCCACCGGGGCGATCCGCGAGCTGTTCGACCTCGATCTGCAACAGTTCAACGACCTCGTCGCCCAGGCGCCCATCGGCGCCGAAGGCGTGAGCATGCTGCCGTTCCTCAATGGTGAACGCGTCCCCGCCCTGCCCCATGCCACCGGCAGCCTGCACGGGCTGACCCTGAGCAACCTGACCCAGGCCAATCTGTGTCGTGCCGCGGTCGAGGGTACGACCTTCGGTTTGCGTTATGGACTGGATCTGTTGCGCCACAATGGTTTACAAAGCCGCAGCATTTGCCTGATCGGCGGCGGCTCGAAAAGTGCGGTGTGGCGGCAGATCGTTGCCGACATCATGAACACCCCGGTGATCTGCACCGAGCAAAGCGAAGCCGCAGCCCTTGGCGCAGCGATTCAGGCAGCGTGGTGCAAGTCATGGTCGAACGGTCACGAAGACAGCCTTTCGACCCTGTGCGAACGCTGCGTGAAGCTCGACCTGAGCAGTGAAACCCTGCCGGTTGCCGCCAATGTCGCGGCGTTCCAGCAGGTCTATGAACGCTATCAACAGCATGTCGCAACCCTATAA
- a CDS encoding mannitol dehydrogenase family protein, protein MKLNRHNLHRLAPEVQLPAYSLSDTRQGIAHIGVGGFHRAHQAYYTDALMNTGQALDWAICGVGLRAEDRRARDDLKEQDYLFTLFELGDSDDTEVRVIGAIRDMLLAEDGAQALIDKLADPQIRIVSLTITEGGYCIDDSNGEFMAHLPQILHDLANPGAPTTVFGFLCAALEKRRGAGTPAFTIMSCDNLPHNGAVTRKALLAFATLRDKGLRDWIEQNVSFPNAMVDRITPMTSTAHRLQLADKHAVDDAWPVVCEPFVQWVLEDKFVNGRPAWEQVGVQFTDDVSPYEEMKIKLLNGSHLALTYLGFLKGYRFVHETMNDPLFVRYMRAYMDLDVTPQLAPVPGIDLTDYKDTLVARFSNQAIADQLERVCSDGSSKFPKFTIPTINRLIADGRETKRAALVAAAWALYLKGVDENGDTYSIPDPRAAFCQGLVADDALTTQRLLAVEEIFGTAIPRSAEFVAAFEWCCDSLREVGVTRTLERVLA, encoded by the coding sequence ATGAAACTGAACAGACACAACCTGCATCGCCTCGCTCCCGAGGTGCAACTGCCGGCCTACAGCCTCAGCGACACCCGCCAGGGCATCGCACACATTGGCGTCGGCGGCTTCCACCGCGCGCATCAGGCGTATTACACCGATGCGCTGATGAACACCGGTCAGGCTCTGGACTGGGCCATTTGCGGTGTCGGCCTGCGCGCTGAAGACCGCCGTGCCCGTGACGATCTCAAAGAGCAGGACTACCTGTTCACCCTGTTCGAACTCGGCGACAGCGATGACACCGAAGTACGGGTGATCGGCGCGATTCGCGACATGCTCCTGGCCGAGGATGGCGCACAGGCGCTGATCGACAAACTCGCCGATCCGCAGATCCGCATCGTCTCGCTGACCATCACCGAGGGCGGTTACTGCATCGATGACAGCAACGGCGAATTCATGGCGCACTTGCCGCAGATCCTGCACGATCTGGCGAACCCGGGCGCACCGACAACCGTGTTCGGCTTTCTCTGCGCAGCGCTGGAAAAGCGCCGCGGCGCAGGCACTCCGGCGTTCACGATCATGTCCTGCGATAACCTGCCGCACAACGGCGCAGTGACCCGCAAGGCACTACTCGCATTCGCGACCCTGCGTGATAAAGGGCTGCGCGACTGGATTGAGCAGAACGTCAGTTTCCCCAACGCCATGGTCGACCGCATCACGCCGATGACCAGCACCGCGCATCGCCTGCAACTGGCCGACAAACACGCGGTGGACGACGCCTGGCCGGTGGTCTGCGAGCCGTTTGTGCAGTGGGTGCTGGAAGACAAATTCGTCAACGGTCGTCCGGCCTGGGAACAGGTCGGCGTGCAGTTCACCGATGACGTTTCGCCTTACGAAGAAATGAAGATCAAACTGCTCAACGGCAGCCACCTGGCCCTGACCTACCTGGGCTTTCTGAAGGGCTATCGCTTCGTCCACGAAACCATGAACGACCCGCTGTTCGTGCGCTACATGCGCGCCTACATGGACCTCGACGTCACCCCGCAACTGGCGCCGGTACCGGGCATTGATCTGACTGATTACAAAGACACGCTGGTGGCGCGATTTTCCAATCAGGCAATCGCCGATCAACTGGAGCGGGTGTGCTCGGACGGCTCGTCGAAGTTTCCCAAGTTCACCATTCCGACGATCAATCGCTTGATTGCCGACGGCCGTGAGACCAAGCGCGCAGCGTTGGTGGCGGCGGCCTGGGCGCTGTATCTGAAGGGGGTGGATGAGAATGGTGATACCTATTCGATTCCCGATCCGCGCGCGGCGTTTTGTCAGGGACTGGTGGCGGATGATGCGTTGACCACCCAGCGTTTGCTGGCGGTTGAGGAGATTTTCGGCACGGCAATTCCACGTTCGGCGGAGTTTGTTGCGGCGTTCGAATGGTGCTGCGACAGTTTGCGCGAGGTGGGTGTGACGCGCACGTTGGAGCGGGTGCTGGCCTGA
- a CDS encoding sn-glycerol-3-phosphate ABC transporter ATP-binding protein UgpC — protein sequence MANLKINNLQKGFEGFSIIKGIDLEVNDKEFVVFVGPSGCGKSTLLRLIAGLEEVSGGTIELDGRDITEVSPAKRDLAMVFQTYALYPHMTVKKNMSFALDLAGVPKAEVEKKVGEAARILELGPMLERKPKQLSGGQRQRVAIGRAIVRNPKIFLFDEPLSNLDAALRVQMRLELLRLHKDLQATMIYVTHDQVEAMTMADKVVVLNGGKIEQVGSPLDLYHNPANLFVAGFLGTPKMGFLKGRIARVDGQSCEVSLDAGTRITLPFNAANLSVGSAVTLGIRPEHLELARPGDCTLQVTADVSERLGSDTFCHVTTNAGEALTMRVRGDLASRYGEQLNLHLDASHCHLFDADGVALTRPLRAAA from the coding sequence ATGGCCAACCTGAAAATCAACAATCTGCAAAAAGGCTTCGAAGGTTTCTCCATCATCAAGGGCATCGACCTTGAGGTGAACGACAAGGAATTCGTGGTCTTCGTCGGCCCGTCCGGCTGCGGCAAATCCACCCTGCTGCGGCTGATTGCCGGCCTGGAAGAAGTCAGCGGCGGCACCATCGAACTCGATGGCCGCGACATCACCGAAGTCAGCCCGGCCAAGCGCGATCTGGCGATGGTGTTTCAGACCTACGCGCTGTACCCGCACATGACCGTAAAGAAAAACATGTCGTTCGCCCTCGATCTGGCGGGTGTGCCAAAAGCCGAAGTCGAAAAGAAAGTCGGCGAAGCGGCGCGCATTCTCGAACTCGGGCCGATGCTGGAACGCAAGCCAAAACAACTGTCCGGCGGGCAGCGCCAACGTGTCGCCATCGGCCGGGCGATCGTGCGCAATCCGAAGATTTTCCTGTTCGACGAACCGCTGTCCAACCTCGACGCCGCGCTGCGGGTGCAGATGCGACTGGAGCTGCTGCGCCTGCACAAGGACCTGCAGGCAACCATGATCTACGTGACCCACGATCAGGTCGAAGCAATGACCATGGCTGACAAGGTCGTGGTGCTCAATGGCGGCAAGATCGAGCAGGTCGGCTCGCCGCTGGACCTCTATCACAACCCGGCCAACCTGTTCGTCGCCGGTTTCCTTGGCACACCAAAAATGGGTTTCCTCAAGGGCAGGATCGCCCGGGTCGACGGCCAGAGCTGCGAAGTGTCGCTGGACGCCGGAACGCGCATCACCCTGCCGTTCAACGCCGCCAATCTGAGCGTCGGCAGCGCCGTGACCCTGGGCATTCGCCCGGAGCATCTGGAACTGGCGCGACCGGGCGACTGTACCCTGCAAGTCACCGCCGACGTCAGCGAACGCCTCGGCAGCGACACCTTCTGCCACGTCACCACCAACGCCGGCGAAGCCCTGACCATGCGTGTACGCGGTGACCTCGCGAGCCGCTATGGCGAGCAACTGAACCTGCACCTGGACGCCAGCCATTGCCACCTGTTCGACGCCGACGGCGTGGCGCTGACCCGCCCGCTGCGCGCGGCGGCCTGA
- a CDS encoding carbohydrate ABC transporter permease, translating to MTLQQSRRLQSLLLGTLAWAIAIVIFFPIFWMVMTSFKTEIDAFATPPQFIFTPTLENYLHINERSDYFSFAWNSVVISFSATALCLLIAVPAAYSMAFYETQRTKGTLLWMLSTKMLPPVGVLMPIYLLAKSFGLLDTRIALIVIYTLINLPIVVWMVYTYFKDIPKDILEAARLDGATLWQEMVRVLLPIAKGGLASTVLLSLILCWNEAFWSLNLTSSKAAPLTALIASYSSPEGLFWAKLSAVSTLACAPILIFGWISQKQLVRGLSFGAVK from the coding sequence ATGACTCTTCAACAATCCCGCCGGCTGCAAAGCCTGCTGCTCGGCACCCTGGCCTGGGCCATCGCGATCGTGATTTTCTTCCCGATCTTCTGGATGGTAATGACCAGTTTCAAGACCGAAATCGACGCCTTCGCCACGCCGCCGCAATTCATCTTCACGCCAACGCTGGAAAACTACCTGCACATCAACGAGCGCAGCGACTACTTCAGTTTTGCCTGGAACTCGGTGGTGATCTCGTTCAGCGCTACAGCCCTGTGTCTGCTGATCGCGGTGCCCGCCGCCTACTCGATGGCGTTCTACGAAACCCAGCGCACCAAGGGCACGCTACTGTGGATGCTCTCGACCAAGATGCTGCCGCCAGTGGGCGTGCTGATGCCGATCTACCTGCTGGCCAAGAGTTTCGGTCTGCTCGATACGCGCATCGCGTTGATTGTGATCTACACCCTGATCAACCTGCCGATCGTGGTCTGGATGGTTTACACCTACTTCAAGGACATCCCCAAAGACATCCTCGAAGCCGCCCGCCTCGACGGCGCCACCCTGTGGCAGGAAATGGTCCGCGTGCTGCTGCCGATCGCCAAGGGCGGCCTCGCCTCGACCGTGCTGCTGTCGCTGATCCTGTGCTGGAACGAGGCGTTCTGGTCGCTGAACCTGACCTCGTCGAAAGCCGCGCCACTGACCGCGCTGATCGCCTCGTACTCAAGTCCTGAAGGCTTGTTCTGGGCCAAATTGTCGGCGGTCTCGACCCTGGCCTGTGCGCCGATCCTGATCTTCGGCTGGATCAGCCAGAAACAACTGGTGCGCGGCCTCTCCTTTGGCGCGGTGAAATGA
- a CDS encoding carbohydrate ABC transporter permease gives MNTSTAKAHIDLSRPQRKNRVANPGWFLVSPSVALLLLWMIVPLGMTIYFSMIRYNLLDPGVNEFVGLENFTYFLTDSGFLPGATNTLLLVGSVLLISIVFGVLISALLEASEFLGRGIVRVMLISPFFIMPTVGALIWKNLIFHPVSGILAYVWRLFGADPVDWLAHYPLLSIIIIVSWQWLPFAILILMTAMQSLDQEQKEAARLDGAGPIAIFWHLTLPHLARPIAVVVMIETIFLLSVFAEIFTTTNGGPGYASTNLAYLIYNQALVQFDVGMASAGGLIAVVIANIAAIILVRMIGKNLTDKA, from the coding sequence ATGAATACTTCAACTGCCAAAGCCCACATCGACCTGTCCCGGCCCCAGCGCAAAAACCGCGTGGCCAATCCCGGCTGGTTTCTGGTCAGCCCTTCGGTGGCCCTGTTGCTGCTGTGGATGATCGTGCCATTGGGCATGACCATTTACTTTTCGATGATTCGCTACAACCTGCTCGATCCGGGTGTGAACGAATTCGTCGGGCTGGAGAACTTCACCTACTTCCTCACCGACTCGGGCTTCCTGCCCGGCGCCACCAATACCCTGTTGCTGGTCGGCAGCGTGCTACTGATCAGCATCGTGTTCGGCGTGCTGATCAGCGCGTTGCTCGAGGCCAGTGAGTTTCTCGGCCGCGGCATCGTGCGGGTGATGCTGATCTCGCCATTCTTCATCATGCCCACCGTGGGAGCGCTGATCTGGAAGAACCTGATTTTCCATCCGGTTTCGGGAATCCTCGCTTACGTCTGGCGGCTGTTCGGCGCCGACCCGGTGGACTGGCTGGCGCACTACCCGCTGCTGTCGATCATCATCATTGTTTCGTGGCAATGGCTGCCCTTCGCGATCCTGATCCTGATGACGGCCATGCAGTCCCTCGATCAGGAACAGAAAGAGGCCGCACGCCTGGACGGTGCTGGGCCGATCGCGATCTTCTGGCACCTGACCCTGCCGCACCTGGCAAGACCGATTGCCGTGGTGGTGATGATCGAAACGATCTTCCTGCTGTCGGTGTTCGCCGAGATTTTCACCACCACCAACGGCGGCCCCGGTTACGCCTCGACCAACCTCGCCTACCTGATCTACAACCAGGCGCTGGTGCAGTTCGACGTCGGCATGGCTTCGGCGGGCGGCTTGATTGCCGTGGTCATCGCCAACATCGCCGCGATCATTCTGGTGCGGATGATCGGCAAAAACCTGACTGACAAAGCCTGA
- a CDS encoding ABC transporter substrate-binding protein produces the protein MQPIAKALLALTCMTLSSVSLGAQTLTIATVNNSDMIRMQKLSKTFETEHPDIKLNWVVLEENVLRQRLTTDIATQGGQFDVLTIGMYEAALWGAKGWLEPMKDLPASYALDDVFPSVREGLSVKGSLYALPFYAESSITYYRTDLFKDAGLTMPERPTWEQIAGFAEKLTNKDKEQYGICLRGKAGWGENMALITTVANAYGARWFDEKWQPEFNGPEWKNALNFYVDTMKKSGPPGASSNGFNENLALFNSGKCAIWVDASVAGSFVTDKTQSKVADHVGFTFAPHQVTDKGSAWLYSWALAIPTSSKAKDAAKAFSAWATSKEYGELVAKTDGIANVPPGTRASTYSDAYMAAAPFAKVTLESLKAADPSKPTLKPVPYIGIQLVTIPEFQGVGTQVGKLFSAALIGQTTVDQALAAAQQTTEREMKRAGYPK, from the coding sequence ATGCAACCCATTGCAAAAGCTCTGCTTGCCCTCACCTGCATGACCCTCAGCAGCGTCAGCCTTGGCGCCCAGACCCTGACCATCGCCACCGTCAACAACAGCGACATGATCCGCATGCAAAAGCTCTCGAAAACCTTCGAGACCGAGCATCCGGACATCAAGCTCAATTGGGTGGTGCTGGAAGAAAACGTCCTGCGCCAGCGCCTGACCACCGACATCGCCACCCAGGGTGGTCAGTTCGACGTATTGACCATCGGCATGTACGAAGCGGCACTCTGGGGTGCCAAGGGCTGGCTGGAACCGATGAAGGATCTGCCGGCCAGTTACGCCCTCGACGATGTGTTCCCGTCGGTACGCGAAGGCCTGTCGGTCAAAGGCTCGCTGTACGCCCTGCCGTTTTACGCCGAAAGCTCGATCACCTACTACCGCACCGACCTGTTCAAGGATGCCGGGCTGACCATGCCCGAGCGCCCGACCTGGGAGCAGATCGCCGGCTTCGCCGAGAAGCTCACCAACAAAGATAAAGAGCAGTACGGCATCTGCCTGCGCGGCAAGGCCGGTTGGGGCGAGAACATGGCGCTGATCACCACCGTGGCCAACGCCTATGGCGCGCGTTGGTTCGATGAGAAATGGCAGCCGGAATTCAACGGTCCCGAGTGGAAGAACGCGCTGAACTTTTATGTCGACACCATGAAAAAATCCGGCCCGCCGGGCGCCTCCAGCAACGGCTTCAACGAGAACCTGGCGCTGTTCAACAGCGGCAAATGCGCGATCTGGGTCGACGCCAGCGTCGCCGGCTCGTTCGTGACCGACAAGACTCAGAGCAAGGTCGCCGATCACGTCGGCTTCACCTTCGCGCCGCATCAGGTCACCGATAAAGGTTCGGCATGGCTTTACTCGTGGGCATTGGCGATTCCGACCAGTTCCAAGGCCAAGGACGCCGCGAAAGCATTCAGCGCCTGGGCCACGTCCAAAGAGTACGGCGAACTGGTGGCCAAGACTGACGGCATTGCCAATGTGCCGCCGGGCACCCGCGCCTCGACCTACAGCGACGCCTACATGGCGGCCGCGCCGTTCGCCAAGGTCACGCTGGAGTCGCTCAAGGCCGCTGACCCGAGCAAACCGACGCTGAAACCAGTGCCCTACATCGGCATTCAACTGGTGACCATCCCTGAGTTCCAGGGCGTGGGTACTCAGGTCGGCAAGCTGTTCTCGGCGGCACTGATCGGCCAGACCACGGTCGATCAAGCCCTGGCCGCCGCACAGCAAACCACCGAACGCGAGATGAAGCGCGCCGGTTATCCCAAGTAA
- a CDS encoding AraC family transcriptional regulator: MTRATRITDPSYELMDDHNGLSIIYRQHGFPCPLVRWHFHKEYELHLIVASSGKVFIGDYIGNFYPQSLFLTGPNLPHNWISQVGEDEVVEKRDMLVNFTDELFDSGHQVFAELKTLAPLLERAQYGIEFRDKDTIHQAMTLMQRIADTRGITRLGHFFILMELLAATDDYQLLSGATNTQLADEHNIDRTNRAVDFIFTHYARELTLEEVAEHLGMTPTYFSRVFKQATGRNFIEFVNRLRISKSCELLADGNKPVTDVCFESGFNNISNFNRRFLQLKGMTPSHYRRLAVQRLTEQNHN, translated from the coding sequence ATGACTCGGGCAACCAGAATCACGGACCCCTCCTACGAGTTGATGGACGACCATAACGGGTTGTCCATCATCTACCGTCAGCACGGTTTCCCCTGCCCGTTGGTGCGCTGGCATTTCCACAAGGAATACGAACTGCACCTGATTGTTGCCAGTTCCGGCAAGGTGTTCATCGGCGACTACATCGGCAACTTCTATCCGCAATCGCTGTTCCTCACCGGCCCCAATCTGCCGCACAACTGGATCAGCCAGGTGGGCGAAGACGAGGTGGTGGAAAAGCGCGACATGCTGGTGAACTTCACTGACGAGTTGTTCGACAGCGGACATCAGGTGTTCGCCGAGCTCAAGACTCTGGCGCCATTGCTGGAGCGCGCGCAGTACGGCATCGAGTTTCGAGACAAAGACACAATCCATCAGGCCATGACCCTGATGCAACGAATTGCCGACACTCGCGGCATCACCCGGCTCGGACACTTTTTCATCCTGATGGAATTGCTGGCGGCAACTGACGATTATCAACTGCTGTCCGGCGCCACCAACACGCAACTGGCCGACGAGCACAACATCGACCGCACCAACCGCGCCGTCGATTTCATCTTCACCCATTACGCCCGGGAACTGACGCTGGAAGAAGTCGCCGAGCATCTGGGGATGACGCCGACCTATTTCAGCCGCGTGTTCAAACAGGCCACTGGGCGTAACTTCATCGAGTTCGTCAATCGCCTGCGCATCAGCAAATCCTGCGAACTGCTCGCCGACGGCAACAAACCGGTGACCGACGTGTGTTTCGAGTCGGGGTTCAACAACATCTCCAATTTCAATCGACGCTTTCTGCAACTCAAGGGCATGACGCCGTCGCACTATCGACGCCTGGCGGTACAACGCCTGACCGAGCAGAACCACAACTGA
- a CDS encoding phospholipase has protein sequence MNNYPYKNWMSTSPYIEQLTLGELVWPGAHNSGLDHDFSYPAYLQPATNWFVCQDGPFIQQLSEGIRAFDLRLHSDEHWLGVKKFHTFHGYKLFRGRSLSELLKSLEVFLNDNRDEFIVLDFHELKGVNDEPFDYKGFHEVIMTELAPRLIPQDNRHLTLEQLKRTSALQRVVLASDWHPQFNSPLYWPKIRHEWSGSDITSTEQLQQHISRTLANPPATGNLWSLSATSYGELAGVKRITNELNQWFGPESGWAPKCSIINADFVGATRLADYCQQINHAKGLRKARG, from the coding sequence ATGAATAACTACCCTTACAAAAACTGGATGAGCACTTCGCCCTACATTGAACAACTGACTCTCGGCGAACTGGTCTGGCCCGGAGCCCATAATTCCGGGCTGGATCACGATTTCTCCTATCCGGCCTACCTGCAGCCCGCCACTAACTGGTTTGTCTGCCAGGATGGTCCTTTCATTCAGCAACTCAGCGAAGGCATCCGTGCTTTCGACTTGCGCCTGCACTCGGATGAACATTGGCTGGGGGTAAAAAAATTCCATACATTCCATGGCTATAAACTGTTCCGCGGGCGCTCGCTCAGTGAACTTCTAAAAAGCCTGGAAGTATTCCTCAATGACAATCGGGACGAGTTCATTGTGTTGGACTTTCATGAGCTCAAGGGGGTCAACGACGAGCCATTTGATTACAAGGGTTTCCATGAAGTGATCATGACTGAACTGGCGCCGCGACTCATTCCCCAAGACAACCGCCACCTGACACTTGAGCAACTTAAACGAACCAGTGCGTTACAGCGAGTGGTGCTGGCAAGTGATTGGCATCCCCAGTTCAATTCACCGCTGTACTGGCCGAAGATCCGCCATGAATGGAGCGGCTCGGACATCACCTCTACCGAGCAACTGCAGCAACACATTTCGCGAACGCTGGCCAACCCACCGGCAACCGGCAACCTCTGGTCGCTGTCGGCCACCAGCTACGGCGAGTTGGCCGGCGTCAAGCGCATCACCAACGAACTCAATCAATGGTTTGGTCCGGAATCGGGATGGGCGCCGAAGTGCAGCATTATCAATGCCGACTTCGTCGGTGCCACTCGGCTGGCCGACTATTGCCAGCAGATCAACCACGCCAAAGGACTGAGGAAAGCCCGCGGCTGA